The following are from one region of the Zymoseptoria tritici IPO323 chromosome 13, whole genome shotgun sequence genome:
- a CDS encoding 60S ribosomal protein L37 has translation MTKGTSSFGKRHNKSHVLCRRCGRRSMHVQKHTCSNCGYPSASIRKYNWGEKAKRRKTTGSGRMRSLKHVSRKFSNGFQQGTPKGARGAATPANA, from the exons ATGA CGAAGGGAACATCCAGTTTCGGAAAGCGCCACAACAAGTCTCACGTTCTGTGCAGACGCTGCG GACGCCGCTCCATGCACGTGCAGAAGCACACCTGCTCCAACTGCGGATACCCAAGCGCCAGCATCAGAAAGT ACAACTGGGGCGAGAAGGCCAAGCGGAGAAAGACCACCGGTAGCGGACGCATGCGCTCGCTCAAGCACGTTTCCCGCAAGTTCTCCAACGGATTCCAGCAAGGCACACCCAAGGGCGCCCGTGGCGCTGCCACCCCAGCCAACGCATAG
- the MgLEN3 gene encoding lipolytic enzyme (Lipolytic enzyme), which produces MSNAFSHAFPFDSIWSLRNSIVYGDHVPPNPPHGHWVDTWTAMPQLTEPGNLPPPPYNGTTTIFSNSTIRQTIRTTTQATTFRIRLSNAFGLTPLPITAMTVALPLALDRSQNLTGSPYINTTSLIPLTFSHASNIILPPGSLAVSDPITFPHSLPANSILSLTLYLATGQSGGAITSHPGSRTESFLSLGDLTHSANLTSPSAISLFHWYFISAVEAWSPHSTSALAILGDSITDGRGSFLNANNRWPDLLSSRLQAPSSKQKDIAILNQAAGGNRLLADGLGPSGLERIERDILSHSGVKYALVFLGVNDIGTAPSTTAAQTAVGDAIIHGYQQVITRIHAHGVPVWGGTITPFGCANQTLQPYSTGEREVTRVRVNNWIRDSVGKLGGFDGLIDFDEVVRDGKNQTRLLGRYDSGDCLHLNPDGYAAMARGFPLGLFEQFKGGVDGFV; this is translated from the exons ATGAGCAATGCGTTCTCACACGCATTTCCTTTCGACTCAATATGGTCTCTACGAAACAGCATTGTATACGGAGACCATGTCCCACCAAACCCTCCTCATGGTCACTGGGTGGATACATGGACGGCAATGCCTCAATTGACCGAACCAGGCAACCTCCCGCCTCCGCCATAC AACGGCACCACCACTATTttctccaactccaccatTCGTCAAACGATCCGTACCACGACCCAAGCCACCACATTCCGTATCCGCCTATCCAATGCCTTCGGCCTCACACCCCTCCCTATAACGGCCATGACCGTCGCCCTCCCCCTCGCCCTCGACCGCTCTCAAAACCTCACCGGCTCGCCCTACATCAACACCACTTCCCTCATCCCCCTGACCTTCTCCCACGCCTCCAacatcatcctccctcccgGCTCTCTCGCCGTCTCCGATCCCATCACCTTCCCGCACTCCCTCCCAGCGAACTCGATCCTCTCTCTCACCCTCTATCTCGCGACCGGCCAGTCAGGTGGCGCCATAACCTCCCACCCCGGCTCTCGCACCGAATCCTTCCTTTCCCTCGGTGACCTCACTCATTCCGCAAACCTCACTTCTCCAAGTGCAATCTCCTTGTTCCACTGGTACTTCATCTCCGCAGTAGAAGCCTGGTCGCCGCACTCCACTTCCGCTCTCGCAATCCTAGGCGACTCCATCACAGACGGTCGCGGCTCATTCCTCAACGCGAACAATCGCTGGCCGGACTTGCTCTCTTCTCGTCTGCAAGCTCCCAGCTCAAAGCAGAAAGACATCGCTATCCTCAACCAAGCAGCGGGAGGAAACCGCCTTCTCGCTGATGGTCTTGGACCCTCCGGTCTCGAGCGGATAGAGCGAGACATTCTCTCTCACTCGGGCGTCAAGTACGCATTGGTCTTCCTCGGCGTGAACGATATTGGGACTGCCCCTTCCACGACCGCCGCGCAGACCGCTGTAGGCGATGCGATTATCCATGGATATCAACAGGTCATCACGAGAATTCACGCGCATGGCGTTCCGGTTTGGGGTGGGACGATAACGCCGTTTGGATGTGCTAATCAGACGCTGCAGCCGTACTCGAcgggggagagggaggtgacTAGGGTGAGGGTCAACAATTGGATTCGGGACAGTGTTGGCAAACTCGGAGGTTTCGACGGGCTGATTGACTTTGATGAGGTTGTAAGGGATGGGAAGAATCAGACGAGACTGCTGGGGAGGTATGATAGCGGGGATTGTTTGCATTTGAATCCGGATGGGTatgcggcgatggcgagagGGTTTCCGTTGGGGCTTTTTGAGCAGTTCAAGGGTGGTGTGGATGGGTTTGTGTGA